GGCGGCGATTTGGCCGTCAACATCGCATCTTTTTCTTCCCTGGAATTTTAAGGCAACCAGCCCATCCAGCACCATATTGCCCGGCCCCGTGTCGAAAGCGATCACTTCTTCCAGTCTTGCGGGGACGATGGTTACGTTGGCGATCCCGCCGAGGTTCAGCAAGGCCCGGACTTTCCCTTTTTTCCGGAAAAGAACAAAGTCGGCATAGGGGACTAAAGGGGCACCGGTTCCTCCAGCGGCAATATCGGCCGGTCGAAAATCGCAGACCGTGATCACGCCCGTTCGGGCCGCAATGATTGCGCCCTCCCCGATCTGCAAAGTCGAATTCCTCCGGCCGGCAGCTCCGCTGAGGTGATAAATGGTCTGTCCATGGGACCCGATGAAATCGATCTGCTCGGGTTTATAGCCCGCATGACGAAGAAGCTTTAAAGCGCAATCCGCCAGGATTTCACCCACGATGAAATTCATTTCGCAAATCTCTTCCGTACGGGCCGAGAGAAGTTGGAGGATCCGATTGCGCATTTGGGCCGAAAAGGGGTAGGTTGCAAAAGATAAAAGATGCACGCTGCTGGCTAATCCCCTTCCCGATATCCGGGTTAAGGCGACGTCCACCCCATCGGTCGAAGTTCCCGCCATCATTCCCAGGGCAATCCTGCTTTTTTTCTGCCAGATCCTTTGCAGGCGTTTCAAAGCACTTTCCTCAAGAGCCCTTTTTCCTGCTTCAGCAATCGTTCGGCCTCGCGGACATTACAACCTTTGGCCCCCACGACAATGGCTACCTTCGTCTGGTTTTTCGCTGATTGTAAAAGCCTTTGGGCGCGAGACCGGGAACATCCCAAAACGGTCATAATAATCCTTTCGGCCCTGTCCTTGAGCTTGGCCGAGGTAGGCCTCACGTCCACCATCAAGTTGCCATAAACCTTTCCCAGGCGGATCATTGCCCCGGTGGAAATCATATTCAGGATCATCTTGGTTGCGGTGCCGGCTTTCAGCCGGGTAGAGCCGGCGATGACTTCTGGCCCAATGGGGGGGTTGATGACCACCCCTCCTTGAGGGGCAATCGGGGGCGATGGGTGGCAGGTAATCAAAATACACCGGGCTTTCCTTTTTGCAGCCTCAGCCAAAGCTCCGCGGACAAAAGGCGTTTTTCCCGATGCGCTGATTCCGCAGACGATGTCTTGCGCTTGAACCCGAGCCCTGCGGATAACCTCAACCCCGGCTCGCAGGTTATCCTCTGCTTTTTCCACTGACTTCCATAGCGCTTTCTTGCCCCCCGCGATGATTCCTTGGACTTTTTTCGGGGAAACTCCGAAGGTCGGGGGACATTCCGCGGCGTCCAACACTCCCAACCTCCCGCTGGTTCCTGCCCCGACATAAAAAAGCCTTCCTCCTTGCTCCAGCGCTTCCTGGACCATTGTAATTGCCCGGGCAATGGCCTTTAACTGCGACCGGACGGCCAGAGCGACTTTTTGGTCTTGGCGGTTTATGATCTCTGCGATCTTTAGGGCCGAGGCTACATCAATATCAAGCGAAACAGGATTGTCTTTTTCCGTCGGCCCAATATCTCTTTGTTTTCTTCTTGATTTATTGACCAAGATTTTTAATCTTCTCCAAACTCCAAACTGGATATTCTTTATTCCGCATTCCGAAGTCCGCAATCCGCAATCTTATTTACACGAACTCTCCAGGACTAATTCCTTTCCCAAGGCATACGCTTCGGCCATTGCCGCAGGATGTTTCAAAATATCGCCTTGCGCGTCGATGTTCTGGAAAAGTAAGGATCGGTAAAACGTCATATCCAGAGAATCAAAAAAATACTTCATGGTCAGTAGGGGGCCGTCAAATATCTTGCTTCCCTTGGACCCTCCCACGGACAGAAATACTCCTCGGCGATGGGGTTTTCCAGGCGAAATGGGCTGCTTCAGCAGATACTTCCTGGCCCACATGACCTGGCAGCGGTCGATGAAAGCTTTAGCGTGAGCGCTTACCGCGTAGAAGAAGATCGGTGAAGCCAAAGCCAAGGCATCGGCTTCTACTAATTTGGGGTAGAGGGATTGCATATCATCTGGGATTGGGCATTGCCCGTTTTTTTTACAAGCGTAAATTTCTAAGCACGGTGAAACCTTCAAGGCGCGGAGAAAAACTTCTTCGATTTCTGCTCCTACGTCCTGACACCCTCGCAGCAGCTCTTTCAGGAGCAATTCTGTGTTCCCTCCTTTGCGGGGACTTCCGTAGATCCCTAAGACACGCATATTCCCCTCCAACTTTCCCCTGCACTTGTTTTCCCTTACCTTAACAAACCCGTCTTCTCCTGCCAAGGGGAAAAACAATAATCCGTTCAATTTTGCCCTTGACAGGTTCCTTAACAGATTATAATCTCTTTTTAAGCCTATAGAGAAAGGGAAAAGAAAGTGAAGACCATCAGAATTTTATTGCTGGTGATGTTAGCCTTAATTTTAGTGCTGGGTGTGGGCTGCGCGAAAAAAGTTATCCATTCCGAGGCGACGCCTTTTACACCCCTAAAGGTGGAAGCGAAGCCCCCTGAAATTAAGCCAGAAGAAAAATCCGCAGAAAAACTTGAAGCCCCCGCCCCGGATCAGTTAGCCGCTCAGGAACGGGAGAGGAAGATAAAAGAGGAGGCCCTGCGGGAGGAAACGCTCCGGGAAAAATCCTTAAGGGAAAAGGCGTTCAGGGAGGAGACGGCCCAAAGAGAAGCTTTGGCCCGGGAAGCCGCTCTGAAGAAGATAAATCTGGAATCGATTTATTTCGATTACGACCAGGCGGTCATTGTCGAGGGCCAAAAAGAAATCATGCTAAAAAATTCCCAATGGCTCAAGGCCAACCCGCAAGCGCGGATTAAAATTGAAGGAAACTGTGATGAGCGCGGGACGGCGGAATATAACTTGGCCCTTGGCCAGAGAAGGGCGGATGCAGCCAAAGATTTCTTGGAAGGATTGGGAATTAATTCCAAGCGGATGCAAACCATCAGTTATGGATTTGAACGTCCTCTCCAGCAGGGCCAGGATGAAGCTGCCTGGGCCAAAAATCGAAGGGTAGATTTTGTTCTCATCCGGTGATTTTCTGGTGGGTTGTTCACTTAGGGAAAGACGAGATCGTTGGGGTGCGTTTTTAAAAAAATAGGTTGTTGTCCATTAAAACAGAAAGGAGAAAAGTTTTATGCCCATGACAAAAAATCAGGTCGTTTCCTATCTGGCGGAGCAGGTCGGCATCACTAAAAAGCAGGCCAATGCTGCTCTCGACGAACTGGCCGGCTTGGCGGCAAAAATTATCAAAAAAGGGGATAAACTGGCCCTTCCTGGCTTCGTCACCGTTAAGGTCCAAAACCGCAAAGCACGAATCGGCCGCAATCCCCAAACTGGGGAGCCTCTTAAGATTCCGGCCAAGAAAGTAGTGAAGGCTGTCCCCGCCGCAGCCTTAAAAGCAATCCTTAGTCCCAAGAAAAAATAGCTGCTGGAGCAGCAAAGGTAGGGGCGGTTTTAAGAAATCGCCCCTACAAATTTTCTTCCCTTGGGGAGTCCCTTGGATAAACTCCTGAACGGAGGCTTATTCGTTACCTCCCCTATCCATCTGCGAAAAACTTCTGATTTTTAACGATAACGCTCTGGGTTTCCCTTCAATTCTTCGTAAAAATTGGCGATCATCCCTTCCAGCGAATACTCCGGCTTCCATCCCCACTCTTTTTCCGCCAGGCTGTCATCGTAGGTGATTCCCTGGGATTTGCTGTGGAATTCCATAGCCAGGGGGTCGGGCTTGAAATTTAAAATGGCCTGAGGGAAGTGTTTTCTGATGGCAGCGACAAGCTCGGCAGCGGAATTCATGGGCTTAATTCCGGCGAGGAGATAACAGACCGTTTGGATCGCCTCTGCCGGGGCTGCTTCGAGCAAAAGGAGAGATCGGGCGGCATCCTTGAAGTATAGGACGGGACAACGGGTTTCCGGTGTAACGAAGATATCATAAGGTTCTCCGTAAAAGGCTTTCTCTACGGCCCAGGCATTATAAATAGAGATATGAGCGGTTTTGGCTCCCGGACCAACGACCGAAGGGAAGCGCACGGCGCGAAAATCGATTCCATACTTTGTTTTGTAGAACCTTCCCAAAAGTTCACAAAAAACTTTGGTGGAACCATACATGGTTATGGGTCGCTGTAAAGTAAAA
The genomic region above belongs to Deltaproteobacteria bacterium and contains:
- a CDS encoding anhydro-N-acetylmuramic acid kinase; translated protein: MKRLQRIWQKKSRIALGMMAGTSTDGVDVALTRISGRGLASSVHLLSFATYPFSAQMRNRILQLLSARTEEICEMNFIVGEILADCALKLLRHAGYKPEQIDFIGSHGQTIYHLSGAAGRRNSTLQIGEGAIIAARTGVITVCDFRPADIAAGGTGAPLVPYADFVLFRKKGKVRALLNLGGIANVTIVPARLEEVIAFDTGPGNMVLDGLVALKFQGRKRCDVDGQIAARGKVDKNLLRDLMRHPYLKRQPPKSTGRETFGEGLVKSLWEQGNGMPFADLITTATYFTAAAVHRSFLKFIFPSFKVDEIFVSGGGRHNRTLMAFLVNLFRPIPVRPLDELGIQGDAKEAVAFALLADATIQGMTANVPQATGAKRPAILGKIIL
- the murQ gene encoding N-acetylmuramic acid 6-phosphate etherase, with protein sequence MVNKSRRKQRDIGPTEKDNPVSLDIDVASALKIAEIINRQDQKVALAVRSQLKAIARAITMVQEALEQGGRLFYVGAGTSGRLGVLDAAECPPTFGVSPKKVQGIIAGGKKALWKSVEKAEDNLRAGVEVIRRARVQAQDIVCGISASGKTPFVRGALAEAAKRKARCILITCHPSPPIAPQGGVVINPPIGPEVIAGSTRLKAGTATKMILNMISTGAMIRLGKVYGNLMVDVRPTSAKLKDRAERIIMTVLGCSRSRAQRLLQSAKNQTKVAIVVGAKGCNVREAERLLKQEKGLLRKVL
- a CDS encoding flavodoxin family protein codes for the protein MRVLGIYGSPRKGGNTELLLKELLRGCQDVGAEIEEVFLRALKVSPCLEIYACKKNGQCPIPDDMQSLYPKLVEADALALASPIFFYAVSAHAKAFIDRCQVMWARKYLLKQPISPGKPHRRGVFLSVGGSKGSKIFDGPLLTMKYFFDSLDMTFYRSLLFQNIDAQGDILKHPAAMAEAYALGKELVLESSCK
- the pal gene encoding peptidoglycan-associated lipoprotein Pal, with product MKTIRILLLVMLALILVLGVGCAKKVIHSEATPFTPLKVEAKPPEIKPEEKSAEKLEAPAPDQLAAQERERKIKEEALREETLREKSLREKAFREETAQREALAREAALKKINLESIYFDYDQAVIVEGQKEIMLKNSQWLKANPQARIKIEGNCDERGTAEYNLALGQRRADAAKDFLEGLGINSKRMQTISYGFERPLQQGQDEAAWAKNRRVDFVLIR
- a CDS encoding HU family DNA-binding protein — encoded protein: MTKNQVVSYLAEQVGITKKQANAALDELAGLAAKIIKKGDKLALPGFVTVKVQNRKARIGRNPQTGEPLKIPAKKVVKAVPAAALKAILSPKKK
- a CDS encoding NAD-dependent epimerase/dehydratase family protein produces the protein MSVLITGGYGLIGSELARMLVEKGEKVWVLDKWLVPQRFTGIEGKMTILQADLGNFSKILEAVKKSSPKAIFHLGGMLSLPSNADPQSAFATNVAGTYHVLEAARLFNILKVIFTSTIATYGLDIQKPVINDFTLQRPITMYGSTKVFCELLGRFYKTKYGIDFRAVRFPSVVGPGAKTAHISIYNAWAVEKAFYGEPYDIFVTPETRCPVLYFKDAARSLLLLEAAPAEAIQTVCYLLAGIKPMNSAAELVAAIRKHFPQAILNFKPDPLAMEFHSKSQGITYDDSLAEKEWGWKPEYSLEGMIANFYEELKGNPERYR